In Enterobacteriaceae bacterium Kacie_13, the following proteins share a genomic window:
- a CDS encoding Rrf2 family transcriptional regulator, with product MAFYSSGVEYGIHSLVCMVDVKGDDREMNVREMADLQGVPYDYLAKIFTRLSRGGLVVSSEGKGGGFRLARSAALITMLDVVQAIDGEKGIFECKEIRQRLAVFEEKPPAWVCEGPCGIRAVMDSAQQRMEEELSRHTILDLARKTFRKAPDTFAIEVQEWITERRSMQ from the coding sequence ATGGCGTTTTACAGTTCTGGCGTTGAATATGGCATTCACAGTCTTGTATGCATGGTTGATGTTAAAGGTGACGACCGTGAAATGAATGTCCGCGAAATGGCAGATTTGCAGGGCGTTCCCTATGATTATCTGGCTAAAATATTCACCCGGCTTTCGCGCGGCGGACTGGTGGTCAGTAGTGAGGGAAAGGGGGGCGGTTTTCGACTGGCGCGTTCGGCTGCGCTGATCACCATGCTGGATGTCGTTCAGGCCATTGACGGGGAAAAGGGCATTTTCGAATGCAAAGAAATCCGTCAGCGGCTGGCGGTCTTTGAGGAAAAGCCACCCGCGTGGGTGTGTGAAGGCCCATGCGGGATCCGTGCGGTGATGGACAGCGCGCAGCAGCGAATGGAAGAGGAACTTTCGCGGCATACGATTTTAGATCTGGCGCGCAAAACCTTCCGTAAGGCACCGGATACTTTCGCCATTGAAGTTCAGGAGTGGATTACTGAACGACGGAGTATGCAGTAA
- a CDS encoding NAD(P)/FAD-dependent oxidoreductase: MKKRILILGSGFAGMWAAISAARLTDLNNRQDVEISVLAPQPELRVRPRFYENNVASLVSPLGPLFAATGVTFIAGNVESIDTNEKTVWYADAHGTKVSAHYDRLVLATGSNARQVPVTGADKFTFDIDQLSSAQVFEKHLASLVHQSPSEARNTVVVCGGGFTGIELATELPSRLQAIFGADTQTKVIVVERGAVVGGRYSQALRDVIEEASEALGIEWRLNADIVAIDQTGVTLKDGSHIASSTVVWTGGVEANALTQQLTAARDNQGRLYVDENLQVRGVPDVFATGDVANAATDDAGNTALMTCQHAIQLGKFAGNNVAASVIDLPPIPYRQVNYVTCLDLGNWGAVFTEGWDQKVKSIREEAKKIKIEITNELIYPPKADREIAFAAADPLAKFV; encoded by the coding sequence ATGAAAAAACGAATTCTCATTCTCGGCAGCGGCTTTGCCGGTATGTGGGCAGCGATCAGTGCAGCTCGTCTGACCGATCTGAATAACCGACAGGACGTTGAAATTTCCGTGCTGGCCCCGCAGCCTGAATTGCGAGTACGTCCGAGATTCTATGAAAACAACGTTGCTTCGCTGGTCTCTCCACTGGGGCCATTATTCGCAGCCACCGGTGTAACATTCATCGCGGGAAATGTAGAAAGCATTGATACAAATGAGAAAACTGTCTGGTATGCAGATGCACACGGCACAAAGGTTTCCGCTCATTATGACCGTCTGGTGCTGGCAACCGGCAGTAACGCCAGGCAGGTGCCGGTGACCGGCGCAGATAAATTCACGTTTGATATTGATCAGTTGAGCTCCGCACAGGTCTTTGAAAAACATTTAGCATCCCTTGTGCATCAGTCACCGAGTGAAGCACGTAATACCGTCGTGGTATGCGGCGGCGGTTTTACCGGGATCGAACTGGCGACTGAACTACCCTCACGTCTGCAGGCTATTTTTGGCGCTGACACTCAGACCAAAGTTATCGTAGTCGAACGGGGTGCTGTGGTCGGTGGCCGATATAGCCAAGCGCTGCGCGACGTAATCGAAGAGGCTTCTGAAGCGCTAGGTATCGAGTGGCGCCTAAATGCCGATATCGTCGCGATCGACCAAACCGGTGTCACCCTGAAAGACGGCAGCCACATTGCATCGTCAACCGTGGTATGGACAGGGGGCGTAGAGGCCAACGCGTTAACCCAACAGTTGACGGCAGCGCGTGATAATCAGGGACGTCTGTATGTCGATGAGAATTTGCAGGTTCGTGGCGTGCCTGATGTTTTCGCTACCGGTGACGTGGCCAATGCTGCGACAGACGATGCAGGGAATACGGCTCTGATGACCTGTCAGCACGCCATTCAGTTGGGTAAATTTGCGGGGAATAATGTGGCGGCGAGTGTCATTGATTTACCCCCTATTCCTTATCGTCAGGTCAATTATGTGACCTGCCTTGATCTGGGTAACTGGGGTGCAGTCTTTACTGAAGGCTGGGATCAGAAAGTGAAATCGATACGTGAAGAAGCTAAGAAAATCAAAATCGAGATCACTAATGAACTGATCTATCCCCCAAAAGCAGACCGCGAAATTGCCTTCGCGGCGGCAGATCCTCTGGCTAAATTTGTCTGA